The [Bacillus] selenitireducens MLS10 genome includes a region encoding these proteins:
- the jag gene encoding RNA-binding cell elongation regulator Jag/EloR has product MKKVTVSGKTVEEAVQNGLDRLEVTAEQVDYTVLEEPEKGFLGFLGNKPALVEVRLKPDPLKEALVFLRDTIDKMGITASVEAEERKEGMYLTISGAEIGVLIGKRGQTLDSLQYLVNLVANRQSDNYMKFYLDAEGYRDRRREALETLAKRLSEKAVRTGREVKLEPMNAHERKIIHTALQHIHTVSTYSEGREPHRRIVVVPNES; this is encoded by the coding sequence GTGAAAAAAGTGACTGTATCAGGTAAAACCGTTGAAGAAGCTGTGCAAAATGGTCTTGACCGATTGGAAGTGACTGCGGAACAGGTGGATTACACGGTCCTCGAGGAACCCGAGAAAGGGTTTCTCGGGTTCCTTGGCAATAAGCCGGCACTGGTTGAAGTCCGTTTAAAGCCGGACCCGTTAAAAGAGGCGCTGGTGTTTCTCCGTGACACGATCGATAAAATGGGCATTACCGCAAGTGTGGAGGCAGAAGAGCGTAAAGAAGGCATGTATTTGACGATTTCGGGCGCAGAAATAGGCGTGTTGATCGGCAAACGCGGTCAAACGCTTGATTCTCTCCAGTATCTCGTTAATCTTGTCGCAAACAGACAGTCTGATAACTATATGAAGTTTTATCTGGATGCGGAAGGATACCGGGACCGTCGGCGTGAAGCCCTCGAAACGTTGGCAAAGCGTCTCAGTGAGAAAGCAGTCCGTACAGGCCGCGAAGTGAAGCTTGAACCGATGAATGCTCATGAACGTAAGATCATTCATACGGCTTTGCAGCATATTCATACAGTATCCACTTATTCTGAAGGCAGAGAACCGCATCGTCGGATCGTTGTCGTACCGAATGAATCCTGA